In the genome of Flavivirga spongiicola, one region contains:
- a CDS encoding thrombospondin type 3 repeat-containing protein: MIYTIRTSKLSKVIASYLAIQLMLTTVQPSNLFALTSGPSQPEFNSFTPIGTSDMVNLSTGDFNYNIPIMDVGGYPLNLAYDSGVTMDQEASWVGLGWNLNVGQINRQVRGIPDDFKGDEMTYEKNLKPNVTVGISAQYSSQVFGLEAEDYVKGGLAVGMGIQYNNYHGISFKPSYGLSLDLGDYVTVGMNVQTSATEGATISPSLSAKANLPYIDNLSVGGRLNAGLSYNSNKGLTSFSLSASASATYKLSTKSETIAKTSESFGVSSGSLSFSSVTLTPRKRSAFQDFNSTFSFSTGVDLWGVDGEGEISATASVQKIKDKTKKEKAYGYEFTGLATKNDVLDYNRENDRVISKNMLALPYTNYTYDLYSVNGQGINGMFRAHRSQIGQIYDEYVKDESLGLSLGGEFEGGPSWHVGANFVAAPSKSHTGVWETRASNTFKNENENKSSSNLDYEPVYFKYVGENKVDHERSLYTSQLKGDKPMAVNIGGTGFNRYATTNFRVKEYDTDNIPSHPVQSFETTSGGKFKRTTRDVRNQSVQKVTVSELRDFYTGDYALEHINANAAEHHTAELRMLKPDGSTYVFGETAYNTEKQEVTFATNSNNFDCATGIVTYNPGDNSTNNKAGIDHFYDRVITPAYAHTYLLSSVLSSDYEDLTGNGPTDDDLGAYTLFKYKKQDEDFQWRIPFGLNEASYNEGLRSNRADQKGSYLYGKKEIKYIDKIETKTHVAIFKLSDREDAIGVNDHNGGAGLGRLQKIDEIRLYSKPEYEDFKEVLEDEDPDNDPSIDQLSPIKTAYFEYNYALCGNLPNNTGTIIDVDGININANKGKLTLKKVYFTYRTSLMGKHTPYTFSYNEDDLNYNPDYNLKAFDIWGNYKPNALGGCNTQDPITTSEFPFVDQDDKTLQDQYAASWSLTAIELPSGGSIDLTYESDDYQYVQDRPTMEMFKVVGAGTNDSPADPENNHSLYQGVVPSTYLYVKLEDETSPISSEIFKQKYLNNQDEKPIYFRFLVNMTKRGALNSNSSDYDYVTGYFNLGGNVNVFESPASSGNFYAAVPMATTDMEGGTSGPSQVNPISKAGWYFGRQYLNGIVYGLNQDHRTENAVTIAKKLVSSIGAIGEIFTGPNKKLRNKRCAQNFIPEKSWIRLSTPKLYKLGGGSRVKQLVMNDHWDTMATGSDMQTYGQTYNYTLEDNSSSGVATFEPNDSAENPFVEPFYDKAERLIAPREVSYVEKPFGKAFFPHSKVTYSRVSVKNLERPDIKRHATGEVISEFYTTKDFPTKVDYTDIDSHYASNQNNVLEQLIGGLFGLPVKVKNEFTLSQGYVVHTNDMDGKMKSQNVYQEGMSTPISSVTYKYSTKVKDDTNNQLANASVLNNVLPTISKNGEVINKEIGVDYDVITDFREAYSKSETKGVNANVVAIPFTLFVLIIWTAFPVLTKQENIAHSVITTKTVHTTSVLKEKIATDLGSKVSTVNEAWDAETGQVILTKTINEFDDTYYNFNFPAYWAYNNMGQASKNLGIKGTLTPSGDYFMLPNADKYLTLGDELMASYGNTTERLWVVGFNDAGTGVLLMDKDGSVANKSEGYTIQENINFKIVRSGYRNQQMGNMGSITMMSNPLKKDANDNYLNIDTATFSQLATAPAVNNLRIVNASAVAYNDFWNCQCENNLPFIPNANVNEDVLANLAIEEYKFNPYLYNANGEWRAEKSYAYLTERTDVKEGSNTVRKHTRKEGYFKEFTPFYSLGSGDTQWAVNPAVINEQTPDIINYWTFASEVTQYSPYGAEIENKDALDRYSSAQYGYNFTLPTAVASNSKYRYMGADNFEDYSYLNSENGHFNFKENVDNDGAGGIQLSTDQAHTGHSSLLLPNNSLADKEVELLGIEAADADVDGDGIPNEEDNCPYTWNKNQKDYDGDLIGDVCDDEAVPEMSNVIKTGRLNNSCSKQMTFTVDGTPNGKGYLKFHISERPRGGFVIFLDGVKIGDDGADNPDGKEVEINFDATGKYFGQFELWGQRKDKSYLKTAIELQDSFHDYVSKTFLTLTVYKSKGCHGESYQDNKLFDSELPD; the protein is encoded by the coding sequence ATGATTTATACAATAAGAACCAGTAAACTATCAAAAGTTATAGCAAGTTATCTAGCAATACAATTGATGTTAACAACGGTACAGCCATCCAATTTATTTGCCTTAACCAGTGGTCCTTCACAACCGGAATTTAACTCGTTTACACCCATTGGTACTTCAGATATGGTGAATTTATCGACTGGTGATTTTAACTATAACATTCCTATCATGGATGTTGGCGGATATCCTTTAAATCTGGCTTACGACTCTGGAGTCACCATGGATCAGGAAGCCTCTTGGGTGGGGTTAGGTTGGAACCTAAACGTCGGGCAAATAAACAGGCAAGTACGTGGAATTCCTGATGATTTTAAAGGGGATGAAATGACTTATGAGAAAAACTTGAAGCCTAATGTTACGGTGGGAATTAGTGCGCAGTATTCAAGTCAGGTTTTTGGGTTAGAAGCAGAAGATTATGTTAAAGGAGGTCTTGCGGTAGGCATGGGCATACAATATAATAATTATCATGGTATTAGTTTTAAACCATCTTATGGTTTGTCTTTAGATTTGGGTGATTATGTAACTGTGGGTATGAATGTGCAAACATCAGCAACCGAAGGAGCTACTATTTCTCCATCTCTAAGTGCGAAAGCCAACCTCCCATATATAGATAACTTATCAGTTGGAGGAAGATTAAATGCAGGGTTGTCTTATAACTCAAATAAAGGTTTAACATCTTTTTCTTTAAGTGCTTCTGCATCTGCTACCTATAAATTGAGTACAAAGAGCGAGACAATAGCAAAAACTTCTGAATCTTTTGGGGTCTCATCTGGAAGTTTATCTTTTTCTAGTGTTACATTAACGCCAAGAAAACGAAGTGCTTTTCAAGACTTTAACAGCACATTTTCGTTTTCAACAGGTGTAGATTTATGGGGAGTAGATGGTGAAGGAGAAATATCAGCAACGGCCTCTGTTCAAAAAATAAAAGATAAGACTAAAAAAGAGAAGGCCTATGGCTATGAGTTTACAGGATTGGCGACAAAAAATGATGTCTTAGATTATAATAGAGAGAATGACAGGGTGATTAGTAAAAATATGCTGGCATTGCCTTATACTAATTATACATATGATTTGTATAGTGTGAATGGACAAGGGATTAATGGCATGTTTAGAGCCCATCGTAGTCAAATAGGACAAATTTATGATGAATATGTAAAAGATGAAAGTTTAGGACTTAGTTTAGGTGGCGAGTTTGAAGGTGGGCCTTCTTGGCATGTGGGAGCAAATTTTGTAGCGGCCCCTTCAAAAAGTCATACGGGCGTTTGGGAAACAAGAGCCTCTAATACGTTTAAAAATGAAAATGAGAATAAATCATCATCTAATTTAGATTATGAGCCTGTATATTTTAAATACGTAGGAGAGAATAAAGTCGATCATGAAAGAAGCCTTTACACCAGTCAGTTAAAAGGAGATAAACCGATGGCTGTTAATATAGGAGGCACAGGTTTTAATAGATATGCAACTACCAATTTTAGGGTTAAAGAATATGATACAGACAATATTCCTAGTCATCCGGTACAATCTTTTGAAACCACTTCTGGAGGGAAATTTAAAAGAACAACAAGAGATGTTCGAAATCAATCCGTACAGAAAGTAACAGTCAGTGAGTTGCGTGATTTTTACACAGGAGATTATGCACTAGAACACATTAATGCAAACGCTGCCGAACACCATACAGCAGAACTTAGAATGTTAAAACCAGATGGTTCTACCTACGTGTTTGGAGAAACAGCATATAATACAGAAAAACAAGAAGTCACTTTTGCGACCAATTCTAATAACTTTGATTGCGCGACTGGCATTGTAACCTATAACCCAGGAGATAACTCAACAAACAATAAAGCAGGCATTGATCATTTTTATGACAGAGTAATTACCCCAGCTTACGCACATACCTATTTATTGTCCTCTGTATTATCTTCAGATTACGAAGATTTAACAGGTAATGGTCCTACCGATGATGATTTGGGAGCCTATACACTTTTTAAATATAAGAAGCAAGATGAAGACTTTCAATGGCGTATTCCCTTTGGTCTAAATGAGGCTTCTTATAATGAGGGGTTAAGAAGTAATCGAGCAGATCAAAAAGGAAGTTATCTCTACGGTAAAAAAGAGATAAAATATATAGACAAAATAGAGACCAAAACGCATGTAGCTATTTTTAAATTATCAGATAGAGAAGATGCTATAGGGGTCAATGACCATAATGGTGGTGCTGGTTTAGGAAGGTTACAAAAGATTGATGAGATTAGATTGTATTCCAAACCGGAATATGAAGATTTCAAAGAAGTACTTGAAGATGAAGATCCAGATAATGATCCTAGTATAGATCAACTATCTCCAATTAAAACCGCCTATTTTGAATATAATTATGCTTTATGTGGTAACCTTCCTAATAATACAGGAACTATTATAGATGTAGATGGAATAAACATCAATGCTAATAAAGGGAAGCTTACTCTAAAAAAAGTTTATTTTACATACCGTACCTCTTTGATGGGGAAACATACCCCTTATACGTTTAGCTATAATGAAGATGACTTAAATTATAACCCGGATTATAACTTAAAAGCTTTTGATATTTGGGGGAATTATAAGCCAAATGCTCTAGGTGGCTGTAACACACAGGATCCAATAACGACTTCAGAATTCCCTTTTGTAGATCAAGATGATAAAACACTACAAGATCAATACGCTGCTTCGTGGTCATTAACTGCCATAGAATTACCGTCTGGAGGCTCCATTGATTTAACTTATGAAAGTGATGACTATCAATATGTGCAGGATAGACCAACTATGGAAATGTTTAAAGTGGTAGGAGCAGGTACTAATGATAGTCCAGCAGATCCAGAAAATAACCACTCGTTATATCAAGGCGTTGTTCCATCCACTTATTTATATGTAAAATTAGAAGATGAAACAAGCCCAATTTCATCAGAAATATTTAAACAAAAGTATTTAAACAATCAAGACGAGAAACCAATCTACTTTCGTTTTTTAGTGAATATGACTAAAAGAGGGGCTCTTAACTCTAATAGTAGTGATTATGATTATGTGACTGGTTATTTTAATTTAGGAGGTAATGTCAATGTTTTCGAATCGCCTGCCAGTTCAGGCAATTTTTATGCGGCTGTGCCCATGGCGACTACCGATATGGAAGGAGGAACTAGTGGCCCCAGTCAGGTAAACCCCATATCAAAAGCAGGTTGGTATTTTGGAAGGCAGTATTTAAATGGGATTGTATATGGTTTAAATCAAGATCATAGAACAGAAAATGCGGTAACCATTGCAAAAAAATTAGTGTCTAGCATAGGTGCCATAGGTGAAATATTCACGGGGCCTAATAAAAAACTGAGAAACAAACGATGTGCTCAAAATTTTATTCCTGAAAAATCCTGGATTCGACTATCAACACCAAAGCTGTATAAACTAGGAGGTGGTTCACGGGTAAAGCAGTTAGTCATGAATGATCATTGGGATACTATGGCAACAGGGAGCGACATGCAAACCTATGGACAGACTTATAACTATACATTAGAAGATAATAGTTCCAGCGGGGTCGCAACTTTCGAGCCTAACGATAGCGCAGAAAATCCCTTTGTAGAACCTTTCTATGATAAAGCAGAACGTCTTATTGCTCCTCGGGAAGTCAGTTATGTAGAAAAACCTTTTGGAAAAGCATTTTTTCCACACTCTAAAGTTACTTATAGTCGTGTCTCAGTAAAGAATTTAGAACGTCCAGACATTAAAAGACATGCTACGGGTGAGGTCATCTCTGAGTTTTATACTACAAAAGACTTTCCAACAAAAGTAGATTATACCGATATAGATAGCCACTATGCCAGTAATCAAAATAACGTATTAGAGCAACTTATTGGCGGACTTTTTGGATTGCCAGTAAAAGTGAAAAATGAGTTTACTTTATCACAAGGTTATGTCGTCCATACGAATGATATGGATGGTAAAATGAAATCTCAAAACGTCTATCAGGAAGGAATGAGTACACCTATTTCTTCTGTAACATATAAATATAGTACCAAGGTAAAAGATGATACGAATAATCAGCTAGCAAATGCAAGTGTTCTTAATAATGTGCTCCCAACAATAAGTAAAAACGGTGAAGTAATAAATAAAGAAATAGGCGTGGATTATGATGTTATTACTGATTTTAGAGAAGCTTATTCTAAATCTGAAACAAAAGGGGTTAATGCAAATGTAGTAGCCATCCCGTTTACCCTTTTTGTTCTGATCATTTGGACGGCATTTCCAGTTTTAACAAAACAGGAAAACATCGCTCACAGTGTCATTACTACTAAAACAGTGCATACCACATCGGTTTTAAAAGAAAAAATAGCAACCGATTTAGGGTCTAAAGTGTCTACGGTAAACGAAGCTTGGGATGCAGAAACCGGACAGGTTATTCTAACCAAAACCATTAATGAGTTTGATGATACTTATTATAATTTCAACTTCCCAGCCTATTGGGCCTATAATAATATGGGGCAAGCCTCTAAAAATTTAGGTATTAAAGGAACTTTAACACCTTCTGGAGATTACTTTATGTTACCAAATGCCGATAAGTATCTAACATTGGGAGACGAGCTTATGGCATCCTATGGAAATACTACAGAACGTTTGTGGGTGGTAGGGTTTAACGACGCAGGTACAGGCGTGCTCTTAATGGACAAAGACGGTAGCGTAGCAAATAAAAGCGAGGGCTATACCATACAGGAAAATATAAACTTTAAAATAGTGCGCTCGGGGTACCGTAACCAGCAAATGGGCAATATGGGATCTATAACCATGATGAGCAACCCTTTAAAAAAGGATGCCAATGACAATTATCTTAATATAGATACCGCAACATTCTCACAGTTAGCTACAGCCCCAGCTGTAAACAACTTGCGTATTGTTAACGCCAGTGCGGTTGCTTACAATGATTTTTGGAACTGTCAATGTGAAAATAACCTGCCATTTATTCCAAATGCTAATGTCAATGAAGATGTTTTAGCAAATTTAGCCATAGAAGAATATAAATTTAATCCCTACTTGTATAATGCAAATGGAGAATGGCGTGCGGAAAAATCATACGCCTATTTAACCGAACGCACAGATGTAAAAGAAGGAAGCAATACGGTTAGAAAACATACAAGAAAAGAAGGTTATTTTAAAGAGTTTACACCTTTTTACAGCTTAGGTTCTGGAGATACACAATGGGCTGTAAACCCCGCAGTCATAAATGAGCAAACCCCCGATATAATAAATTATTGGACGTTTGCCAGCGAAGTGACCCAGTACAGTCCATATGGAGCCGAAATAGAAAACAAAGATGCTCTTGATAGATATTCGTCTGCCCAGTATGGTTATAATTTCACATTACCAACGGCTGTAGCTTCCAATAGTAAATATCGTTATATGGGAGCAGATAACTTTGAGGATTATAGCTATTTAAATTCTGAAAACGGACATTTTAATTTCAAAGAAAATGTAGATAATGATGGGGCAGGCGGGATTCAGTTATCCACAGATCAAGCCCATACGGGACATAGCAGTTTACTACTCCCAAATAATAGTCTGGCTGATAAAGAAGTAGAGCTTCTGGGAATTGAAGCAGCAGATGCCGATGTAGACGGTGACGGTATACCAAATGAAGAAGATAACTGTCCTTATACATGGAATAAAAACCAAAAAGATTACGATGGGGATTTAATAGGTGATGTCTGTGATGACGAGGCCGTTCCAGAAATGTCCAACGTGATTAAAACAGGAAGGTTAAATAATAGTTGTAGTAAACAAATGACTTTTACTGTTGATGGTACTCCAAATGGTAAAGGATACCTTAAGTTTCATATTTCTGAAAGGCCACGTGGCGGTTTTGTTATATTCTTAGATGGTGTAAAAATAGGAGATGATGGAGCAGATAACCCTGATGGTAAAGAAGTTGAAATAAATTTTGATGCTACAGGTAAATATTTTGGGCAGTTTGAATTATGGGGGCAACGTAAAGATAAAAGCTATTTAAAAACAGCTATAGAGTTACAAGACAGTTTCCATGACTATGTTTCTAAAACGTTTTTAACGCTTACGGTTTATAAAAGTAAGGGGTGCCATGGAGAATCATACCAAGATAATAAGTTATTTGATTCTGAACTTCCGGATTAA